A section of the Parasteatoda tepidariorum isolate YZ-2023 chromosome 6, CAS_Ptep_4.0, whole genome shotgun sequence genome encodes:
- the LOC107448960 gene encoding uncharacterized protein produces the protein MDNSKRGGFRKSLLLLLFSYLTSEQSRFVEAVSDDEYPVLTKSQAIIDDSTDPRTKFVSSLSHLLEQDEDDKRSSSFFPLRGKKIPNNEANIADHYQFLPDPEDKRSQFFPLRGKKIPFDLKRASYFMPMRGRKNDEWDDFSEEENSQDKRASSFMPMRGKKRIDASSDTYQHFGKSGTYDSIKTDITLPSSSGSNRTEVKRMSSFLPVRGRKTDENVSGINETQKEQLRNKRSISFIPIRGRRLLSNSDDKSDSEFPERIVTTLLEKKAYSFMPMRGRRDSLFREAGGTLKNAIDSNQAGKDNTDTFLDSLGGMPSINEEDKRASSFMPMRGRKQDQFYKYFDPLQPDIFEDKRKMSFMPMRGKKDSDDDSHFADLDDKRASSFMPMRGRRTLEIADNTDNDDKRASSFMPMRGRRTSGSLDNIEDGEKRASSFMPMRGRRTSDSLDNIEDGEKRASSFMPMRGRRTLDNLDNIEDGEKRASSFMPMRGRRTLDNLDFNENGEKRASSFMPMRGRRTLDNLDFNDNGEKRASSFMPMRGRRTLDNLDFNENGEKRASSFMPMRGRRALDIADYNGDKRASSFMPMRGRRSISNFGFDDTQSLDDLEKRYSFTPMRGRRLLSDTSDEYKKRVYAFMPMRGRRTSNVNDTNDFFDLDSNEYGIGKRGYAFMPMRGRRWTSDMDQANYYYHSYPFFMPAGIGSALISRPFGNRDLFINSIKAAASKSRRQYDWESVKRAFHATRGKRFQKGYSEDSAENDPEHEDDEVDEKIKSDISLIENLRLKRNIYQPQVIQFQPQRKYIALKRPMSFFATRGKRFDDSSSEQISKLP, from the coding sequence GCAATAATTGACGATTCTACTGATCCAAGGACTAAGTTTGTTTCTTCTTTATCACATCTTTTAGAACAAGATGAAGATGACAAACGAAgtagttctttttttcccctgagagggaaaaaaattcctaataatGAAGCAAATATTGCAGACCATTATCAGTTTTTGCCCGATCCTGAAGACAAACGTAGTCAGTTTTTTCCcttgagagggaaaaaaattccctttgaTTTGAAAAGAGCGAGTTATTTTATGCCAATGAGGGgaagaaaaaatgatgaatgGGATGACTTTTCTGAGGAAGAGAACAGCCAAGATAAAAGAGCATCCTCTTTCATGCCCATGCGAGGGAAAAAGAGGATTGATGCCAGTTCGGACACATATCAGCATTTTGGAAAATCCGGTACGTATGATAGTATTAAGACAGATATAACGCTTCCCTCCAGTAGTGGTAGTAACAGGACAGAAGTTAAAAGAATGTCTTCATTTTTACCTGTTCGTGGTAGAAAAACCGATGAAAACGTTTCAGGAATCAATGAGACACAAAAAGAACAATTGCGAAACAAAAGAAGCATTTCTTTTATACCTATTAGGGGAAGAAGACTTTTATCCAATTCAGACGATAAATCTGACAGTGAGTTTCCTGAACGCATCGTTACCACTTTGCTTGAAAAAAAGGCATATTCTTTCATGCCGATGAGAGGGCGTAGAGATTCATTATTCAGAGAAGCGGGAGGTACGCTCAAAAATGCCATCGATTCGAATCAAGCTGGAAAGGATAACACTGATACATTCCTAGATAGTTTGGGTGGAATGCCTTCTATAAATGAAGAGGATAAGCGAGCGTCTTCTTTCATGCCAATGAGAGGAAGAAAGCAGgatcagttttataaatattttgatcctTTACAACCAGACATATTCGAAGACAAGCGTAAAATGTCGTTCATGCCAATGAGAGGCAAAAAGGATTCCGATGATGACTCTCATTTTGCTGACTTAGATGATAAAAGAGCTTCATCTTTTATGCCTATGAGAGGACGAAGAACCTTAGAAATCGCGGATAACACGGATAATGATGATAAAAGAGCTTCATCTTTCATGCCAATGAGAGGGAGAAGAACGTCAGGTAGTCTAGACAATATTGAGGATGGAGAAAAAAGAGCTTCATCATTCATGCCAATGAGAGGGAGAAGAACGTCAGATAGTCTTGACAATATTGAGGATGGCGAAAAAAGAGCCTCATCATTCATGCCAATGAGAGGGAGAAGAACGTTAGATAATCTAGACAATATTGAGGATGGAGAAAAAAGAGCCTCGTCATTCATGCCAATGAGAGGGCGAAGAACATTAGATAATCTAGACTTTAATGAGAATGGAGAAAAAAGAGCCTCGTCATTCATGCCAATGAGAGGGCGACGAACGTTAGATAATCTAGACTTTAATGACAATGGAGAAAAAAGAGCCTCATCATTCATGCCAATGAGAGGGCGAAGAACGTTAGATAATCTAGACTTTAatgaaaatggagaaaaaagaGCCTCATCATTCATGCCAATGAGAGGTCGGCGTGCTTTGGATATAGCGGATTATAACGGTGACAAGAGGGCGTCCTCTTTCATGCCGATGAGGGGTCGTCGCTCAATCTCAAATTTCGGTTTTGATGACACGCAAAGCTTAGATGATCTAGAAAAAAGATATTCTTTCACACCCATGCGAGGAAGGAGATTATTAAGTGACACTTCTGATGAATATAAAAAGAGAGTATACGCATTTATGCCGATGAGAGGAAGGCGTACTTCAAACGTAAATGATACCAATGATTTCTTCGATTTAGATTCAAATGAATACGGAATTGGAAAGCGAGGGTATGCCTTCATGCCCATGCGTGGACGTCGCTGGACATCTGACATGGATCAGGCAAATTACTATTACCATTCTTACCCTTTCTTCATGCCGGCTGGAATTGGCTCAGCTTTGATTTCGAGACCATTTGGTAACAGAGACCTCTTCATCAACTCCATTAAAGCAGCCGCGTCAAAAAGCAGACGCCAATATGACTGGGAATCAGTGAAAAGGGCTTTTCATGCTACAAGAGGGAAACGCTTTCAAAAAGGATACTCAGAAGACAGCGCAGAAAACGACCCTGAGCATGAGGATGATGAAgtagatgaaaaaattaaatcagataTAAGTCTCATAGAGAACTTAagacttaaaagaaatatctatcaGCCTCAAGTCATTCAATTCCAGCCTCAAAGAAAGTACATAg